One Candidatus Nitronauta litoralis genomic window, TTCGTAGGTACTTTTCTTTTTCAGGAAGCCGTCCTGGTGCACACCGGATTCATGCGCGAAAGCATTCTTTCCCACAATAGCTTTATTGCGCTGCACGAAAAAACCGGTGAGCGAACTGACCAGTCGACTGCAGGCCATGATGTGTTTGGCGTCAATCACAGATTCGAGACCAAAAAAATCACGACGTGTTCGGAGCGCCATGACAATCTCTTCCATAGCCGCATTTCCCGCGCGTTCCCCGATTCCATTGATCGTGCATTCTACCTGTCGCGCACCTGCCTTAACCGCGGCTAAGGAATTTGCCACGGCCATTCCCAGGTCGTTGTGGCAGTGCACACTGATCACGGCCTTGTCGATATTGGGAACATCGGCTTTAAGGCTGGCAATGAGTTTTCCAAACTGATCCGGCACGGAGTAACCCACGGTATCGGGAATATTCACAGTGGTAGCACCGGCATCAATCACCGCTTCCACAACTTCCTTAAGAAACTCGGGTTCGGTGCGGGAAGCATCTTCAGGCGAAAATTCGATGTCGTCGCAGAACTTGCGTCCGAATTTAATTGCGTCCACGGCCATTTGGATCACTTCCCCCTTATCCTTCTGCAATTTGAAATCGCGATGGGTTTTGGAGGTGGACAGGAAAATATGGAGCCGGAATTTTTCCGCTTTTTCAAGAGAGCGAGCTGCGGCCTCAATATCCTTGGGAAGGGCGCGGGCAAGCCCTGCGATTGAGGGGCCACGCACTTCTTTTGCAATTAGTTCAACCGACTCAAAATCTCCAGGGGAGGCAACGGGAAAGCCAGCCTCGATTACATCAACATTGAGCAGAGCCAGTTGCCGGGCGATTTCCAGCTTCTCTTTTTTATTGAGGCTGGCGCCGGGGCATTGTTCTCCGTCTCGTAATGTGGTGTCAAAGATGATGAGTCGTTCAGATTGCATGTTGTCCTTCTTTCTACCCTGGGTAGGGTGGATAAATTCGACCCCCAGGCTTTTGGCCGGAGTCGAAAATGGAGTTCGCCTCAGTGTGGAAGCAAACTGAAAATTCAAATACCGACATATCTATCCGGAATGCAAAGCTGAATGATACAGCTTCGCTGCAGATAAAACGTTGACCTCCTGCATTTGATTCGGAAAAAGTCAGGTATGCTTTTTATTTGTACCAAATTACGGGCAAAAAATATATGTAAATTTGGAGACTATGGTACTCAGGTACTAAAATTCCAGCAGGTAAAGTGCCCAGTAGATAAAGTTAAATGAAGACAGGGAGTTTTCTGGTAAGCCTAGGGAATCGTTAGGGGAGTTCCATCTGTATGTTCCGGGTTACTCATCTCCGCTTCAATAACGATATCTTCCACAATGGATTCCCGGGTGGTCTGTTTGTTGGATTCTCTCTCGAGAACGGTTTGCTCGCGATCAAATGATTCCATATATTGATCGAAAACATCCTCCGGGTTTACAAAAGGTTCGTCCTGCGCTTTAACCTGACCCACAATGGAGTAGTTGAGAATTTCAGAACTCCAGATCCCCACCAGCATCAGGATTAGAGCAACTTTCAGGAAGGAATTTATTTTTGTTTTCATCAGAAGGACCTTTTTCCCGATAGAATAAATTTAGAATCGAACATCTAAACCAACATCAACCCGGTGGTTTTGATACTCTCGAAACTCCGTGTTGGAATCGTTAAAGTTGTAGGTGTATTTAACATTCCCCAATACCTTTTCAATAATCCCAAAGTTTTTCAGAAAAACCTTTTGAAAGTTTGCCCTGAATGTGTGAAAGAAGTCTTCACGTGTATTGGGGGCGGTTGTGGCAAGGAAAGTGCGATAGTCCCTGTTGGAATACCGGTATGAGGTATTCAT contains:
- a CDS encoding 2-isopropylmalate synthase — translated: MQSERLIIFDTTLRDGEQCPGASLNKKEKLEIARQLALLNVDVIEAGFPVASPGDFESVELIAKEVRGPSIAGLARALPKDIEAAARSLEKAEKFRLHIFLSTSKTHRDFKLQKDKGEVIQMAVDAIKFGRKFCDDIEFSPEDASRTEPEFLKEVVEAVIDAGATTVNIPDTVGYSVPDQFGKLIASLKADVPNIDKAVISVHCHNDLGMAVANSLAAVKAGARQVECTINGIGERAGNAAMEEIVMALRTRRDFFGLESVIDAKHIMACSRLVSSLTGFFVQRNKAIVGKNAFAHESGVHQDGFLKKKSTYEIMDPCDVGLDASELVLGKHSGRNALSDRVVKLGYQLSQEELDRVFTDFKVLADEKKEVFDEDIQLLIQKNTTMDETLNTYRLENVKMAFESGTTPHASVTLVSRDGQQREAEGTGDGPIDAIYNAIDNITGQPCKLLEYQVMSRTKGKDAQGEVTVRVRHENRELLGKGIGVNTVEASAYAYINAVNKLLVNTKSGPVDGDDIQGP